The following coding sequences are from one Candidatus Margulisiibacteriota bacterium window:
- a CDS encoding helical backbone metal receptor, translating into MSFNLFGRHPDRSGDIFSSTLRDYFGQPVVWMSVLFFLLSFAFPMRLISTAPSITETVYLLGAQKNLVAVSKYCDYPPEAKSLPNIGGYYDFNQEEILWLKPDRVLLLKDADLLKNFLRQQRIAYTSFDNESVEGIYDLILKTGELTGTKSAAKKEVAKLKAKMAEYKERFKNRPVRKILVILEQVIKNKQVESVYILGREKFYADLIKVLKFENVYKGRQKYPLISKEGLLYFNPDLILVLENGDKQTYKSLPVKAVKENHIYFFKNEVMKRPGPRFTEIIEKLSEL; encoded by the coding sequence TTGAGTTTTAATTTATTTGGACGTCATCCCGACCGAAGTGGAGATATCTTTAGTAGCACCCTCAGAGATTATTTCGGACAGCCTGTAGTTTGGATGTCTGTGCTTTTCTTTCTTCTTTCCTTCGCTTTCCCTATGCGCCTAATTTCCACTGCCCCCAGTATAACGGAAACCGTCTATCTGCTCGGCGCGCAAAAAAACCTGGTCGCTGTGAGCAAATATTGCGACTATCCTCCGGAGGCCAAAAGTCTCCCCAATATTGGTGGTTATTATGATTTCAACCAGGAAGAAATTCTCTGGTTAAAACCGGATAGGGTCCTGTTATTAAAAGACGCAGACCTGTTAAAAAATTTTTTAAGACAGCAGCGCATTGCTTATACGTCTTTTGATAATGAATCCGTTGAAGGTATTTATGACCTGATACTGAAAACAGGTGAGTTAACAGGCACAAAGTCCGCGGCCAAAAAGGAAGTGGCAAAATTAAAAGCAAAGATGGCAGAATACAAAGAACGTTTCAAAAACAGACCTGTGCGCAAAATTCTGGTAATACTGGAACAGGTCATAAAGAATAAACAGGTTGAATCCGTTTATATACTGGGTAGAGAAAAATTTTATGCTGACCTAATAAAAGTTTTGAAATTTGAAAATGTATATAAAGGCAGACAAAAATATCCGTTAATTTCCAAAGAAGGTCTCTTATATTTTAATCCGGACCTGATACTGGTGCTGGAAAACGGCGACAAACAGACATACAAGAGTTTACCGGTTAAAGCCGTAAAAGAAAATCATATTTATTTCTTTAAAAATGAAGTGATGAAACGCCCGGGACCCAGATTTACTGAAATTATTGAGAAGCTATCTGAATTGTGA
- a CDS encoding flavodoxin family protein yields MKAVAFNGSSRAEGNTNLLIKRVFAVLKQEGVETETVSLAGEVLSGCVGCYKCMEAKNGKCAIASDKMNSYIDKIRHADVVLLGSPTYFADVSANMKALIERAGMVARANNNFYKHKIGASVVAVRRAGAIHAFETLNNFYLISEMIIVGSSYWNIGSGRTPGQVLEDEEGMKTMDTLGQNIVWLLKKIQK; encoded by the coding sequence ATGAAAGCAGTCGCGTTTAACGGTAGTTCCAGAGCGGAAGGTAATACAAATTTATTAATAAAAAGAGTATTTGCTGTATTAAAGCAGGAAGGCGTGGAAACCGAGACAGTTTCTTTGGCCGGCGAAGTTCTGAGTGGTTGTGTGGGTTGCTATAAATGTATGGAAGCTAAAAACGGTAAATGCGCTATAGCTTCTGACAAAATGAATTCTTATATTGATAAAATCAGGCACGCCGATGTTGTACTGCTTGGTTCTCCCACTTATTTCGCGGATGTCAGCGCCAACATGAAAGCGCTTATCGAAAGGGCCGGCATGGTTGCCCGGGCCAATAATAATTTTTATAAACATAAAATCGGCGCTTCGGTTGTGGCGGTACGCAGGGCAGGGGCCATCCATGCTTTTGAAACGCTGAACAACTTCTATTTAATTTCCGAGATGATTATCGTGGGTTCCAGCTATTGGAATATCGGCTCAGGCCGCACTCCGGGCCAGGTCCTGGAAGATGAAGAAGGCATGAAGACCATGGATACTCTGGGGCAGAATATCGTCTGGCTGCTGAAGAAAATCCAAAAATGA
- a CDS encoding TonB-dependent receptor, with amino-acid sequence MANTATVNVTENQPLQIYVMDKRLDYESQYVYSKAADTEIIDKEKIADLRADSVPDILRNVSGFSLDYMGIGNKYNLNLRGYSSKPGVLVLVDGVPQNDINNDSILWESIPIDNIERIEIIRGGSSAIYGAGAVGGVINIVTQKPTDKLSGKALAGYNEKNSYWYDLRFSLPLNLVPVYLETDTRLETDKGFRANSAADSLYRNYSVTYKPLKQTVLAYSYKEGFANSLLPGPLTYDEYLNSPNISHYDDKENYKEKNQENIFTYKQQLAPFNLVYTAYAKKREQLSRNDQNWFASTANMQKNGQVVQAEYPLDFPGTSHRLIFGLENIEDCLINNDTYNVPTATFKARTSAAFLSDQINFGDVLLMEGDLRQDNIHYEYTNLFIGFDSFWNSLYESGEKNFSSLSPALGATLFPNSSFSPYINYNRSFKTMPFEDFAVFSPSYNANTSINPQINETVETGLALDIFDGLHLKFNQYWSRVVDEILFNDFTKKNENFNTRHYGYSIKMEFQLADVICQLGYEKDQGVLESSALSTTKNNMQAGDTLPNIPDYVLHANLKYYITKEWTATLLGKYVGACYAVNDFSQTGRMLQPYSLFDLIINYRQGGFSLFLKVENLTDTKYSAYSVYGVSSGNQHFYPGTPRNIQWGAGLEF; translated from the coding sequence TTGGCAAATACAGCTACTGTTAATGTTACTGAAAATCAGCCTTTGCAGATCTATGTTATGGACAAACGTCTGGATTATGAAAGTCAATATGTTTACAGCAAAGCTGCTGACACTGAGATCATAGACAAAGAAAAAATAGCGGACCTCAGGGCTGACAGCGTACCTGATATTTTACGAAATGTGAGCGGATTCAGTTTGGACTATATGGGCATAGGCAACAAATACAATCTGAACCTGCGCGGTTATTCTTCCAAGCCCGGAGTTTTGGTGCTGGTTGACGGAGTGCCCCAAAATGACATAAATAATGACTCTATACTCTGGGAAAGTATTCCGATCGATAATATAGAAAGAATAGAGATAATCAGGGGCGGCAGTTCGGCAATCTACGGAGCCGGAGCTGTGGGCGGAGTTATTAATATTGTAACTCAAAAACCGACTGATAAATTATCAGGCAAAGCTTTGGCCGGTTATAATGAGAAGAATTCTTATTGGTATGATCTAAGGTTTTCTTTGCCTCTTAACCTGGTCCCGGTTTATCTGGAAACCGATACCAGACTGGAGACTGATAAGGGCTTTCGGGCAAACTCCGCTGCCGACAGTCTTTACAGAAACTATTCTGTAACATATAAACCGCTGAAGCAAACGGTTTTGGCTTATTCATACAAAGAAGGGTTTGCCAACAGCCTGTTGCCGGGCCCCTTGACCTATGATGAATATCTCAATTCACCCAATATCAGTCATTATGACGATAAAGAAAATTACAAAGAAAAAAACCAGGAAAATATTTTTACCTATAAACAGCAGTTGGCCCCGTTTAATCTGGTATACACAGCTTATGCCAAAAAACGGGAACAGCTTTCCAGAAACGACCAGAACTGGTTTGCCAGTACTGCCAATATGCAAAAAAATGGCCAGGTAGTACAGGCGGAATATCCGCTGGACTTTCCGGGCACCAGTCATCGTCTGATATTCGGACTGGAAAACATTGAAGATTGTCTTATTAATAATGATACTTACAATGTGCCTACAGCTACATTTAAAGCCAGGACCTCAGCAGCGTTTCTCTCTGACCAGATTAATTTCGGTGATGTTTTGCTTATGGAGGGTGACCTGCGTCAGGACAATATACATTATGAATATACCAATCTATTTATAGGGTTCGATTCTTTCTGGAACTCACTTTATGAGTCCGGTGAAAAGAATTTTTCCAGCTTAAGTCCGGCTTTGGGGGCAACCCTTTTTCCCAACTCTTCATTCAGCCCCTATATAAATTATAATCGTTCTTTTAAAACTATGCCTTTTGAAGATTTCGCGGTTTTTTCACCGTCTTATAATGCCAACACTTCCATTAATCCGCAGATCAATGAAACCGTAGAAACCGGTCTGGCCCTGGATATATTCGACGGCCTGCATCTCAAGTTCAATCAGTATTGGAGCCGTGTAGTAGATGAGATTTTATTTAATGATTTTACCAAGAAAAATGAAAATTTTAATACCAGACATTATGGTTATTCAATAAAAATGGAATTTCAGCTTGCGGATGTCATCTGTCAGCTGGGATATGAAAAGGACCAGGGTGTTCTGGAAAGCTCCGCGCTGTCTACCACAAAAAATAATATGCAGGCCGGCGACACGCTACCCAATATTCCCGATTATGTGCTGCACGCCAACTTGAAGTATTACATTACCAAAGAATGGACAGCCACTCTTTTAGGCAAGTACGTAGGTGCTTGTTATGCTGTTAACGATTTCAGCCAAACAGGCAGAATGCTGCAACCTTATTCGCTTTTTGATTTAATCATCAATTATCGACAGGGAGGTTTTTCTCTTTTTTTAAAAGTTGAAAACCTCACAGACACCAAATACAGCGCTTATTCGGTTTACGGTGTAAGTTCCGGCAATCAGCATTTTTATCCCGGAACGCCGCGTAACATTCAGTGGGGAGCCGGTCTTGAGTTTTAA